In Halobacteria archaeon AArc-dxtr1, the sequence ACGTACTGGTCGGCCCCGACAACGGCGTCTTGCTCCCGGCCGCCAGAGAACTCACAGACAGGAGCGACCTCTCAGTCTACGAGATTGATGACGCCGACGCGGAGAGTTCGACGTTCCACGGCCGCGACGTGTTCGCACCAGCAGCCGCCGCGATTCACGATCAGTGGCGCGAGGGGGACTCTCCGAGTGCACTCGACGGCGTCACAGGGGTCGACAGCTACGTCGACCTCTCGCTTCCGGAGCCGACCGTCGAGGACGGCAAAATCGTCGGAGAGGTACTCGTCGTCGACGAGTTCGGCAACGTGATCACCAACGTTCCTGGTGACGTGATTGCGGGCTGTGAGTCCGTTGTCGTCGACGGAGACCGGGTTCGTGTCGGCGAGACGTTCGCGGACGTTCCGGTTGGGGAGCGCCTCGTCACGGTGGGGAGCCACGGCAACGTCGAAGTAGACGTCAATCAGGGCCGCGGAGACGAGGCGTTCGGACTGACCGCAGGAGACGCAGTGCGAATCGAGATCTAACCCACCTCACCCAGGTCCGACAGCGCGGTCAGATCCGCCACTCCTCTTGCGTGTAGGCCATCTCCCAGAACTGGTGTTCTAACCGTGCAGAGGTCAGAAACGCCTCCCGCATCGCGTCGTGCTCGCCGGGGTAGCGGTCGCCACAGCGATCGACGAACTCGCGCATCCAGTCGACGGCCCCGTAGAACTCCTCACTGGTGTACTTCTCGATAAAGGGGGTGTAGCGGTGGTCGTCGTCGGCCAGTTCGGCCATGTGCTCGGCGATGTCGAGGTAGCCCTGTCCACAGGGGTAGATAGCCGCCGCGATCTCGGCAAGTGAGCCCTCGTGGGCGGTCCTGACGAGGAAGTTGGTGTAGGCGACGCAGGTCGGCGATTTCGTCGTCGACTCCAGATCCGCGACCGAGAGGCCGTAGTCGTCGGCGAACTCGCGGTGGAGGTCCATCTCGTAGTCGAGGACGGTGTGAGCCACCCCAAGCAGGTGGGTCATCGTCTGCTCGTCGCGCGCTTTCGTCCCGGCGATCGCGAAGGTACGCGCGTAGTCGAGCAAGTAGCGGTAATCCTGCCGGACCCACGTGTAGAACGCCTCGGGATCGAGCGTTCCGTCTGCGAGCTCCGTCACAAACGGGTGGCGTTTCTGTGCCGCCCAGATCTCGCTGCCCTCTTCGAGTAGTTCGTCGCTGAATGCCATCGGGTAGGAGACGGCACCCCCACAGCATATAATTTGCTACTATTATCGAGTTATATAGCTGGGGCGAGGAAACGACTCCCGGACGAGAGACGGTCTGGCGAACAGCTGCCGAAAACCGAAAGAGAACGGGTAAGAGCGTTATTCCGCCGCGATGACGTCGTCGATGCGAGCGATCATCGTCGCGGCCTCGGTGGCGCTCTCGATGGCCTCACGTTTGACGTCAGCAGGGTCGACGACGCCGTGTTCGAGTGGGTCACCGATCGTGACCTCCTCGCCGTCGGTGATCAGCCCGGCACGGCCCTCGGACTCGTGGGCGGCACGGAGGTCGACCAGCGAGTCGATCGGGTCGCGGCCGGTGTTGGTCGCGAGCGTTCGCGGGACGATGTCGATCGCGTCGGCAAACGCCGTCACGGCGAGTTGCTTGCGGCCCTCGATACCGGCGGCTTCGGAGCGAACGCGGTCTGCGATGGCGATCTCGGTGGCACCGGCGCCGGGGACGACCTCACCGGAGTCGAGTGCGGTCGCGACGACGTCTAACGCGTCGCCGATCGCGCGCTCGAGTTCGTCGACGACGTGGGCCGTGCCGCCCCGGACGAAGACGGTGACGGCCTCGGCGGCCGCGCCGCCCTCGACGAACGCCAGATCGTCGTCTCCGTAGGTCTTGGTGCGGATGCGGTCGGCCTGGCCGAAGTCATCCTCCTCGAGGTCTTCGAGCGAACCGACGCGACTGGCGCCGGTCGCGGAGACGATGCGGGAGGCGTCGCTGCTGCCGACGCCCTCGAAGGTGAGGATGCCCGCCTCCGCGAGACGAGCGGCGACGCGATCGTCGACGTCCTCGGTCGTGAAGACGACGTCGACGCCGCTATCGGCGATCGTGTCGGCGTAGCCCTGAAGTTCAGACTCCTCGGCGTCGATCGCGGCGTTTAGCTGGTCGATCGAATCGATCGAGTACTCGGCGTCGAACTCACCGGTTCGGACCTCGAGTTCGACGTCGAGGACGGCGACGGTGGCGTCTTCGACGTCGGTGGGCATGTCGTCGTGGGCGGGCTCCTCGTCGATGACGATGCCGGGGACGAGTTCGGTCGCACTCGAGGAGGCGCCGACCTGCGTGTGGACGTCGACGTTCTCGCGCTCGACGCCGTCGTCTCCGTCGACGTGCTCGACGGCGGCGACGACGGTCTCGGCGAGCGCATCGGCGGTGAGTCCGCCGGTGCCCTTGCCGGTCATGCTCGACTCGGCGACCTGCTCTAAGATTTCGGTGTCGACTGTGGCGTCGTCGACGACGTCGTCGATCGCCTCGAGGGCGATCTGGGACGCTTCGTGATAGCCCTCGACGATCGTCGTCGCGTGGACGTCCTGTTCGAGCAAGTCCTCGGCCTCGCCGAGGAGGTTGCCCGCGATCACTGCTGCGGTCGTCGTCCCGTCGCCGACCTCTTCTTCCTGGGAGTCGGCGACTTCGACGATCATCTGGGCGGCGGGGTGCTCGATGTCCATCTCCGCTAAAATCGTGGCGCCGTCGTTCGTGATGACGACGTCACCGGAGGAACCCACGAGCATCTTGTCCATGCCGCGGGGTCCGAGCGTGGTCCGTACGGCCTCGGCGACGGCCTTGCCGGCCATGATGTTAGACGACTGTGCGTCGCGACCCTGCGTTCGCTGACTGTCCTCGCTGAGAATGAACATCTGCTGTCCACCCATGCGTCGCTGTTGTGCCATGATTGAACCCTCACTAACCATGTCGTCAGCACTTCTATATAAGCGTTTTCCTACGACCTCGCTCCCCTCTGGTGATCCGGACGTTCGTCCACGTGGAGATCCCTCCCGAAATGGCCGGTAGCAACATATAGTGTCGACGAGAAAGCCCACCCGGATGCTGGAGCTGGAACACGGGTTTCGCGTCGTCGACGTCTACGCGCAGCTGACCCCAGACGACGTGACAGCTGGTCGCGGGCGGTCGATCACGCCGGATCGGCTCGAACGGGAGATGCGCCAGGCGGGGATTACGCGCTCTGTCGTCTTCCCGCGGGCACGCGGCGAGACGGACTACGTCGCCGCCAACAACGGCGTCGCGCGGTACAGCGTCGATCGCCCGTTCGTCGCTTTCGCGCGTATCAACGGCTCCCAAACCGAGGATTCCTCGCCGACCGGCCGGCTCCGAAACGCGGTGTCCGGACCCAAAGAGTACCACACGTCGGCGAGCGACGTCGAACAGTACGCGTACGACGATCGGTTTCACGGCTTCGTCCTCGATCCGGTCGTCGACGGCTATCCGGACGAAGCCGTCCTCGAAGCGCTCGCCGACGTCTCCCTGCCGGTGTTGGTTCGAGGCGGGCGAGGAGCCCCACCCGAAACGCTTGCAGAGACCCTGCTCGGCCGGTCGTTCCCGGTCATCATCTGTCACTTCGGAGGCTACCCACTCGATAGAGATCGAATGAGTGAGACGATCGACTTGCTCGACGGTCACGACGACTGTTACCTAGAGACCAGTTTCGTCCGGTTTCGCGACCAGCTCGAACGGGCGCTGCTCGAACACCCCGACAGAGTGCTATTCGGCAGTGGGGCCCCCGACTGTCACCCGAACGTCGCCGTCATGGAGATGTTGACGCTCGACGTGCCCGAAGACAAACTCTGGCGAGTGTTCTCGAAAAACGCCTGCCGAGTGATCGAGCCGTTGGCTCCCGAGTCGGGATAGCCACCCGTGGGGGCGACGCCAACCGCGCTCACAGGCGCAGTGAGTGAGATTAGCGCCGATCGTACAGCCGGACAGCACGGTCGTGGCGAGCCGAGACGCCGTTTGGGTTGCGTCTGGTGGTCCGGTCGGCGTAGCGGGCACGTAATCCGTCCGCATACCCCTTCGCGGCGTTGGTCGTCACCGCGAGTCCGTTGCCGAGCCAGCCCGTCGGCGTCGATTCGCCCGTCGCGACGGCCTTTGCGGCGCCGGCAGCGTCCCGGAGCGCACTGCCGACGATCCGAGCGGTGATCGTCGGCCGCGGGCCGTAGTTTTTCGTCAGTCGGTACGACAGCGACCGGTAGCGCGGTCCCCAGCCGGGGTCGAGGTTCGTCTGGCGCCGAACGCGCATTCCGGGATCCGAGACGACGTCGAAGCCGAGGTCGGCGATCCGATGGGCAGCGTCGACCGCCCCACCGGTTTCTACCGACTCGTCGAAGCCATCGAGCGCGTCGAGTACCGTCCGGTCGAACGCGACGTTATCGCCGTCGAACTCCGTGACTGCTCGGCCGCCGACGGTCCGCGAGCGGAGGTTCGTGGCCGCGTCGCCCGAGACCGGTCCGGTGACGACGTCGGCTCCGGCACACATCGCAGCGTCGAGTGCGGCGTACCAGCCGTCGTCGACGACGGTCCGGTCGTCGAGGAAGGCAACCACCGATCCCGTGACCGTCTCGAGTCCGGCGTTTCTGGAGACGTTACGGTTTCGCTCCGAAATCTCGACGAGGACGTCGACGTCGTCGCGGTCGCGGACGGCCCCGGTCGTCCCGTCAGAGGAGGGACCGTTGACGACGATCACTTCCGCCGACGGCGGCGTCGCGGCCGCGAGCGCGTCGAGACAGTCGAGCAATCGCTCTCGGCCGTTGAGTGTCGAAACGACTACCGAGAGCTTCATACGGTCGGATAGAAGGCCCGGGCAATAAAAGGCTGGTAGAGGCGATGAGAGATCATCGACGCCTCCGTCTCATCGCACGCGGGTGTTCCAGTAGGAGACGGAAGCGAGATGATCCGTGATGGGAATCCGCCCGAGCGTCTCGTCGACAGTTCGGATCGGCGAGGCGAGGACGTTCGGAATGGATCGGTAGAGTCCGTAGGGAGCGAGGAAGTCGTCTTCGACCTCGACGAGCGTCAGATCGGTCTTCGCGAGCAGGACGCTCACCTCGCTCTTCGAGTACAGCCGCGACCCCATCGGCAGCGCCCAGTTGTAGACGCTGCGTGCAGAGAAGCGGTTGAACGTGTCGAAGACGATCTGGTCGCGACAGACGCGGCGCATCTCCCGGAGGAAGCCCTCCGGATCGTCAGCGAGGTGGAAAAAGCGCATCGCGATGACCGTATCGAAGTGATCGTCCGGAAACGGCAGTCGTCCGGCGTCGCCACGAAGGAACTCGAGCGTCTCCGAGACGGCTGCATCCTGTGCCTTCTGGCGGCCGTGCTGGAGCATCGCCGCCGAAATATCGAGTCCGACCACGTCTGCGCCGCGCTGGGCGAGCATCACCGTAAACCGCCCGGTACCACAGGCGATTTCGAGTACGTTCTTATCCTCAAGGGGAGAGACCGCGTCCAGAACCGCCTCCTTCTCTCGGCGGTCGATCAGTTGTCCGCCCCGCGAGAACCGCTTGTCGTCGTACTCCTCGGCGACGTCGTCGGCTTGGTACCACTCCTGTCCTTTCACACTGACCGAATCTACAGATCCGAGGGATAAAACGATACTGGAGTCAGTCGAACCGGGCCGATGGGACGGCGGGAGCCCCGCTCGCTTGCCCGAGATCGAGACGCTACCCCGCCGCGTCGATCGCTATCGAGGGCGGGAGCCGGCATTCGTCCACGTCTCGCCCCATCCACATACATATGGTAATAATACACCTATTACAACTTGCATTGTTCGTATCCACATATAGGGAAACTTTACCATCACTGAATTGCAGGAGAGGGTATGAGCACCAGTACGGCCGACGACCACGCCATCGCCGCCGAAGAACCGCTCACCGAGGCCGAATACCGCGACCGACTACGCGACCTGCCACCGAGCGCGAAGCTCGTTGCGAAAGTCCTCGAATCCGAATCACCGCTCTCGCAGGGACAGCTCGCCGAAGAGTCGCTGTTGCCGGACCGCACCGTCCGCTACGCGCTAAATCGTCTAGAGGACGTGGACCTGATCGGCTCCCGGTACAGCTTCCGCGACGCCCGCAAGCAGGTCTACTTCCTGAATCACTGAGCGGTCTGACGGCCGCTACGGTGGACCGACTCGTTTTTTTCCCTCGCCCGCAAGGACTACCACGTGGAAACGGTAGCCGACGAGTTAGTTCGAGCCCGCGAGCTCTCGACGAGCAATCTCGCCGACGCGATCGAGACGATCGGCTTCGAGTGTACCCGCTGTGGCGCGTGCTGTACGGCCGACGGCGACGAGGCGCACACAGCAACGGTGTTCCCGGGAGAGGTACGTACGCTCGCGGACGCCACCGAGCGTGACTGGGAGGAGGTCGCCAGACCGATGCCGTACGGGCTTCGCGAGCGCGACGACGGCAAGACGGTAGGCGAAACCTTCGAGTGGGCTCTCCAGACCGACAGCTGCGGAGACTGTACGTTCTACGCGGAAGCTGCGGACGGCACCGGTAGCTGTCAGGCTCACGAGCACCGGCCGCTGATCTGTCAGACCTATCCGTTCAGCGTAGATCTGAACGAGACGGATTCGTCGGCGGACGGCGGGGCGACGGAGCCACAGGCAGTCGAGACCGTCGATCGACACGGGCCCGTCCGCGCCCACGAGTGTGAGGGACTCGGGCGGGAGATCGACCGCGCCGACGCCGAGAAGCTGGCCCACGCACTGAAAGAACGGACGATTCGTGAGCTTGAGGAGACGATGGGAGTACACGAGTCGTACCGACCGACGCCGGCCAAATCGAGCATCGTCGTCCACGACTCGGAGGGGGCCAAACGCCCCGACGGAACGCGAGTGAGCCCTGATACGGCGCAGTAGTCTCTACGAACTGGGTTCGTGGCAGTTACAGTATCCTGTCGAATTCGGCGTGGCCCCGTCGACACCGACGTCGAGTGTCGCCGAAACCGACCGTGATAAAACGGGGCCGCCGGACGATTAAAACGTCTCTTCTATGATGTCGCCGACGGCGAAGTTCGACTTGACCTCGGTGACCTCGATCTTGACGCGCTCGCCCACCTCGGCGCCCGGAACGATGATAACGTAGCCGCGCTCGACGCGGGCGATCCCATCGCCTTGCTTGCCGATATCCTCGATTTCGACGTATCGCGTCTCCCCGACGTCGACGGGTGGCTGTGGCTCCGATGGCGGAGAGGGCCGATCTGACGACGGCGTGGCCTCGCCGCTTGCGGTCGCCTCTCCGTCTTCGCGAGAGATCAACGCAACCTTGTACACGTCGCCCGGTTCGACATCACCCGTCTCGATTTCCTGTCGGGGAACCTCGATGACGTAGCGGTCGTCCTCACTCGAGATCTCCGTACTGAACAGACACAGGAGTTTTTCAGATATTTCCACAGGTAAACCCTCGTCTTTCTGTCTGAATCGCATCCGTAATAGAACTACCGACCGGATGCCCCCTGTGGACCGGGAAGACGGCCGGCAAACCGGGTCAGATCTACCTCCGAACCGGCGTCGACCTCGTCTACCGAGGCGTACGGCCGGCCGACGACGATATCTCCGGCCGTGCGATCGCCAATCCCGGGGATTGCGGTGAGTTCGTCCATCGACGCCGCGTTGACGTCTAAGGGGTAGGGAACGCCCGTCACCGAGCGGTAGCCGTGGTCGACGACCGCGACGTCGATGACCTCGCCCAGTTCGCGCTCGCCGGGGATACCGACCAGCAGCGGGTAGGTGCCGAGCTGGCGGCCGAACGTCTTCCCGTCCTGGTGGTACTCTAAGTGAACGTCCGGGAGAACAGTCCCCCGGGGGGCGACCCGATCGAGCATGGGATTGTCGATCTCCTCGCGCACCTGCCGTTTGTAGCGCTTGAACAGCGACTTGTGCTCTGTCGCGATCTGGGCGCCAGTGTCTGACATATCGGTGCCGGCAAACGCCATCACCTGGCGGATGTTGACCCGCCGGAGCATGTACCCCTCGTCGTACACTCGCTGCAGGAACTGCATGTTTCGCTCGTAGGTCTCCTCGCGCTCGCCTTTAAGTCCGTGAAGGAGGTTGATTCCGGGCAGGAGCTTGGGGAGTCGGGTCGGGCCACTGGCACCCGAACCGTCGGTGGCAACTCCCGCAGCGGACGCTGCGCCGTCGCCACCGGTCGGGTCGTTCGGCCCGCCCGGTCGCCACCCTGCCTCCTCGTTGACGATCTTGACGGCCTCGAAGCACTCCTCGGCGGAGACGTTCAGATCGTTCGCTTCCTGAACCACCGGATCGGCGGACTCGAGGCCGAAGGCGGCCGTATCTCCCGGCGTGTTGTGCTCGGCGATGATTCGAATCCCCTCCCGACTCTTCTCGGGCCACTTCACGATCGTGATGGGATTCATGTTGTCGAGATGGAGCGTCTCGAGGTCCGGCGCGACCTCGCGGATCCCACCGTAGAGTTGGCGCAAGGCGTCGGGGTTGGGCGCCTCACCGTCGCCGCCGTAGGCGAGGATGTCTGCCTGTCGACCGATCCGGAAGTGTGTGACGCCGTAGTCCGAGAGCGCATCGACCTCGCCGACGACCGACGGCGGCGGCCGGAAGTCGGGGTTGCCGTACAGCGGTTCGGTACAGAACGAACAGCGGTAGGCACAACCCCGAGAGGTCTCGAGTTCGGCGATGAGGTGGTCGGGGTGGTTCGGGTGTTGCTCGACGATGAACGCCCCCTCCCGAGCCCACCGTGACACCTCGTCGACGTCGCGCATTCGGTTGTTGAACCCCTCGAAACCGCTCTCGACCAGATCGTAGACCGCAGCCTCGACGTCGCCTTTGGCGACGAAGTCGAAGTCGAGATCCTGGCGTTCGGTCTCGATGGCACCTTCGTTTGCCTCGCCGACGCCGAACTTGATTGGGCCGCCCATCAGGCTCGTCCCGCCTGCGGTCCAGGCGAGCTTTCGGACTTCGTCAGGTTCTGCCGGCGTGCCGCCGACGTACTTGCCGGGGACGGTCATCCCGCCGAGGTAGATCATGAGGTCGGCCTCGTCGACGTCGCGCCAGCGGTCGGGCTGGTCGCGCAGCCTGTCGATCGTGTGGTAGGTGATCTGCTCGCGAGGGACGCCCGCGTCGACGAGCGCACCCGCGACGTACCGGGGGTACGTCGAGATGTACGGCGGCACCCCGAAGTGAGCGGGCTCGTCGACGTAGCCGTCGACGAGTGTCACCGAGAGCGTCTCGGGGTCTGTCATAGACAGCGATAGCGCCCCGACGCCTAAAACGGTGACTACACGCAGCCCCGTGAACACGAACAGGTCCAGAGCGCGCTTCCGTCAACCGCCACGTTCACGATATCGAACCGTTCGTGCCAGAGAGAGACTGTTCTAACGACAAAAGCACTAAGAAGCGAGCGAACGTAGAGTCAGTATCCGCCAATGAGTCCGATCCACCCCGTCTCGCCCTCCGTCGGAGGTGTCCGCCCGTGACGCTCCGTGACCTCACCGATTCGATCGGTAAGGAGCTTTACCGTCAGGTCGGACGCGTCCAGAGCCGCATCCAGCAACAGCGCGAACTGCCGGTCGACGTCCTCGAGAACGAGACGGGATATCTCGTCGTCTTCGACGCCGCAGGTGCCGAGTTAGCTGACGTCCAGGTGCGGTACGTCGACGGAACGGTCCGGGTCCTGATCGAGCGCGCTCAGCCGGAGTACGACGGGTACGAAATGCGATTCCCCGGACGCTCGAACACTGTCGATGGGTCGGTCGATCTCCCTGCAGACGCCCTCGTCGACCCCGACGACGCCACCGCGACACTCACCGACGGCGGGACCCTCCGCATCGAGATCCCGAAAGAAGACGACGCCAACACCGACGACGCACCAGCGACGGATGCGACAGGCGAGACGGAGACGCGATCGAATCCGGGAGAGCCAGCCGACGCGGAGACGAGCCCACCCGAAGAGCTCACCGTCGACTGAGCCGCACCCGAGATCGCGCGCAGCTGTCGGCTCAAGAAACCGATCGACGAGTATTCTGACCGTCACCGGTCGATAGGCATTCCGGCTTTCACGGCTCTGTTGAAACCCTCACTACCTGACAAGAGAGGCGTGCTGAATATAGAGCATGAAGTCAGCAGTTGAGTAATGTTGATTCCTCACGGTTGCGGATGAACCAGCAAGTCAGTGTTGACTGACTTATTTCCGCAACTCACATACATATGATTGGATTATTTATCATATGGAATCAGATAAGATCCTCTTCGGTATATTGGGTCTACAAATCGCCGTTGTTGCCGCAGCACATGAGATTATTAGCGAGATATCCTTCGCAGCAGAAGGTCCGGTAATAATCTTAATGTGGGGTAGTATTTTAGTCACACTTTCTGGATTTTTGGTAGGACGAACCGGTCGCTAGTATGTAATTGCGATTGGATTGACTTCTCTGTTTGATCGGGGGCATCAGATGCTGAGTTTGCGCTCTCAATTCAGCACGACCGCTGAAACCTATCACTGATTGAGGGTTTCAACAAGGCCGCTTTCACCGATTGACAGCCATTCCGACCTCGATGTCGAACGACTCCGTGCCGTCAAATCGCGTCGGATCGAAGTCGCCGGCGGCCTCCTCTTCTAATATCAACTCCGCGACCCGGTCGCCGATCGCCGGCGCCCGCATGAACCCCTCACCGTCGAAGCCAGTTGCCACGTACAGTCCGTCACGGACCCGCCCGACGAGCGGGTCGCGATCGGGCGTCGTCGTACAGAGGCCGGCCCAGGAGCGCTCGACCGAGAGCGAAGCCTCGGGCAGTCGCGTCTCGAGTTTCGAGACGAGATCGTCGACGAACTCGGCATCGGCCGTCGGATCGTACTCGTCGGGATCGGCTTCGCTGAGAACGGCGCCGTCGCCTGCGAGGATTCCGTCTGCGTGCGGGCGGAGATAGTACCCGGCCGACGCGTCGTAGCACATCGGCTCCGAGAGCGAACCGCTCGCGACGAGCGCCTGGACGCGGTAGGGCTTCATCGCGATCGGGACGTCTGCGCCCCCAAGAAGTGCCTTCGTGTGCGCGCCGGCGGCGACCAGGACGGCGTCGTACTCGCGGTACTCGCCGTCGGGGAGCACGACGCCCGCCGGGTCGGTTCGAATCTCGACCGGCGTATTCGTCTCCAGGGTCGCGCCGGCGCCGGTCGCCGCCGCAGCCAGGCAGGCCGTATAGCGTGCCGGGTCGGCGTATCCCGCGGCGCCGGCGATGCCGGCGACGGCGACGTCGTCGGTTGCCAGTGCGGGAAACCGGTCGGCCAGCCCGTCGGCGTCGAGTTCGAGCGCGACGACGCCATGCTCTTGCATGCGCGCGATCCCGTCGCGGATCGCCTCAGCCCGGGCCGTGTCGCCCTCGCGGGCGAACCAGACGTAGGGGCACTCGACGAACGGGAAGGTGTCGTCGCCGGAAAACGCCCGGAAGCGCTCGATGGCCTCGCCGGCAATCGCGGCGTCGCGCTCGTCGGCGAAGGCGTCGTAACAGAGCCCAGCTGCCCGTCCAGTGGCGCCGCCGGCGACAGTGTCGCGGTCGTAGAGCGTCACGTCGGCGCCAGCGCTCGCGAGATCGTACGCCGCGGTCGCACCCACGGCACCGGCACCCACGACCGCGATCTGTCGGCCTGCGCCGCGGTCGACGAAGGCGTCGGCGCCGACGGCCAGTTCGGCGTCGGGCTCGGAATCGCTCACAGTCGTTCACCTCGTAGCCGGGGGTTTCGGAGGGAGCTCGTTCCCGTTCGCTCGAGGCTTCGGTCGGCAGACGAGATCGACTCGAATCCATCCATACCTCAGCGTGGGTAACGGGGGTCCTTATTCTCACGGGGTCCCGTCGGTCGATTGCACGAACTGAGATGGGCGCAAAGAGCTATCTGGGCTCCCCGAAAGGAGAGCGGTACGATGGCTCCTCGTCGACGACTCTCGCCGACGGCAGCCGGGATTGCCGCCGGGCTCCTGTTTGTGGCCACCGCACTCGTCGTCCACCTGCGTCTCGTGGTCGCCGAGTACGGGACCGGGCTCGCAACCGGTCCACGGACGGCCCTCTGGGTGTTCGGCGGGGCGTTTTTCCTCGTTGCGGTGCCTGCGTCCGTCTCGGTGCGCTACCGCGTCTACTCGCCCGTGATCGTCGCCACCGCCCTCTACGCGTGGCTGCTCGCCGCCTCGTGGTCGGCGATGGTCGAGTCGGCGCAGTCTCCCGGCGCTGGGTTGACGGCGACGCTGTTCGAACTCAGCCTCTGGTACTGGCCGCTCGTAGTGTGGATCCCACTCAGCGCCGGC encodes:
- a CDS encoding FAD-binding oxidoreductase — encoded protein: MSDSEPDAELAVGADAFVDRGAGRQIAVVGAGAVGATAAYDLASAGADVTLYDRDTVAGGATGRAAGLCYDAFADERDAAIAGEAIERFRAFSGDDTFPFVECPYVWFAREGDTARAEAIRDGIARMQEHGVVALELDADGLADRFPALATDDVAVAGIAGAAGYADPARYTACLAAAATGAGATLETNTPVEIRTDPAGVVLPDGEYREYDAVLVAAGAHTKALLGGADVPIAMKPYRVQALVASGSLSEPMCYDASAGYYLRPHADGILAGDGAVLSEADPDEYDPTADAEFVDDLVSKLETRLPEASLSVERSWAGLCTTTPDRDPLVGRVRDGLYVATGFDGEGFMRAPAIGDRVAELILEEEAAGDFDPTRFDGTESFDIEVGMAVNR